The following coding sequences are from one Anopheles bellator chromosome X, idAnoBellAS_SP24_06.2, whole genome shotgun sequence window:
- the LOC131213417 gene encoding uncharacterized protein LOC131213417 — protein sequence MSDTAQLSCSGLDAESSYVGVRPVEGGRNRFEKQQEASGPPLTPHNHSLVTAGTMNGSRSNAEVEKIRDDTCYESGAEPVPQQAERPGSAEGPMITDAGQDHTYVRSADRATAARMTRYTVTQLLALRETDLSKRKPACIEDSRSEKHLKMISILVRRSETPYDDDSSGAMGGYGRHRGSSGNSSGGGTASGIDRGGASNLAGGNGGGGGGNMSIPRSEMRRSGGGIDPKERLRKEEGIVLSPQRRSFNMGCQMPSAPQASGNLGLSGSLLRSDRDLLSGRERRIGSGRILSRDVSWDYRPDKELEAGEYRTTNNNGNNSANNANFRDGRDGGKDSRDLREGRATDAKEPSRERMERGGKEATERDERFERRSGGNRDYDRPEKENPPLRGYGKSSRNNHANNDGPHRGEGGGYYGYNNYNHYGSNHGSSYGDRRRYNHDNSRDEEPEWFSEPTSQHDTIELRGFDEPSPGNVQDGEQEKEPSASSKSLGKCSDNQAEEKNERTESTDKESVRGVEYATGGVSDPHRKKQDRSPGDGESNNGGKGGPAPKVATADFNIEDILKLDDCDFLYSVEPTVKDNGAEVKESRCWQWFRHDHQAMKFHDTAVAKVIKHDEGIFLDDISKMLKDFSNTEENAAQGAASNCNKYFAPISPAATSTSNTFMELFNRLELIGKNGQPETLGSGLPPNQFDPQSMQQTTMTLHQKQQQQPRQPQHQQQQQQPHNQMQNRSLQQILGVNSAPSSSSLITANMGSMPGCLNVGQVHSVEELEARFRQSDIGASGASSGGVESSGDGDVTGCGEGRGDPRDGTPSIVGAIPRLITPANDPTCTTSLSVSAEAANDVPSTEAAPDSSVPPQELNAFKKLLAQMSGNKSGSTPPVSQHHHQMAASGHAVLPSPTATTPIPPVLHPMPNEMLQKMFHINPMLNSVNDVRNAEIIKRSEMQALLHAVARGEISQNAFWQQINSSNNLPLHRELPNVPTLLNTTSFNAAGGSRVVSPNILLNPLTANSPLPIVFHPKQQVRLSPLPNGIPQRIPSPRELQYHTQSIMQNALIRKKLEEQRENYRKRQEQQQQQQQQPPPPQQQQSQTQQQPPQPQQQQPQQQEQQQHQQQQQQQQQQQQQQQHHQQQQQSQQHQSQEQQMKQLLPAQSMVIQPKLQRQNNHQMSHEIQQGQGVHQPVLLPPHTFQQQLLPSDQQHHQSSTTQHHPQPPTELQQLLTHSESIDKNNEHDQQQQNNQQLIILPTSTGACRENIMSVSPVNMKSVISGRMNAALGSAAISPSKQNQPQPQQVASPTPLAFTPTSVLRKMTAVQEKDPDNVAHQQQQHQPHQTGQHMMPNAQNYPDSGIPGVNINTLHGIQQQQMHHKHQQQKPFVLHPHAHPIQQIPQHHHPHQQQQPQPPYSHDAPQSEHQQQQQRILAALICPAGQFQQPGSQSQLNMPMHPPPMLVPPMNAMATMQPGSGMRSNMQAVPGGMSWNLKQMQHQNAGSHQLSGPVPQQLPQSLQLQQAPQQPTQPQSQSQQHQQQISQSGQQLLPQQQQQQQSPTMMSLAKPQGRPILKGCNSNSGQQQIPQQQAPPPQVQQQLPPPQQLPAMVHINFAGNVEFQSYNNNRSGNPILGAHHPPTHPSSQPQAPPGAQHQQQPAQLPGNIYSPHMQQLLHQRQQLQHQQRAIRNQLVQPHIGQQQPLRIPNMAQQHVHEHNKQQQQQQSHPHSNMPPQPNTAVSSGGPNIINFNREGGLSPTSNQLARWFSPELLAQASAGKLPSLNIGQVMSLEEFERNIQHSSATVHN from the exons ATGTCGGATACAGCTCAGTTGTCGTGTTCGGGGCTGGATGCAGAATCATCGTACGTGGGTGTACGCCCGGTTGAGGGTGGTAGAAATCGCTTCGAAAAACAACAGGAAGCAAGCGGGCCACCGCTGACACCGCACAATCACTCGCTGGTCACTGCGGGCACGATGAATGGATCGCGTTCGAACGCcgaagtagaaaaaatacGTGACGATACGTGTTACGAGTCCGGTGCCGAACCCGTTCCGCAGCAGGCAGAACGGCCGGGTTCGGCGGAGGGGCCGATGATTACTGACGCAGGGCAAGATCATACTTATGTCCGGAGTGCCGATCGTGCAACGGCAGCACGTATGACACGCTATACCGTGACTCAACTGCTGGCCTTGAGGGAAACGGATCTTTCGAAGCGTAAACCAGCTTGTATTGAAGATTCGCGATCTGAGAAACATCTCAAAATGATATCGATACTTGTGCGCCGGTCTGAAACACCGTACGACGACGATTCGTCCGGAGCGATGGGCGGATACGGTAGACACCGTGGGTCGTCTGGCAACTCGTCAGGAGGGGGCACGGCTAGCGGTATCGATAGAGGAGGTGCTAGTAATCTGGCAGGCggtaatggtggtggtggtggtggtaacaTGAGCATCCCACGGAGCGAGATGCGCCGTTCCGGCGGTGGAATCGATCCAAAGGAGCGGCTGCGTAAGGAGGAAGGGATCGTACTATCGCCGCAGCGTCGCTCTTTCAACATGGGCTGCCAAATGCCGTCCGCTCCGCAAGCCAGCGGCAACCTTGGACTGTCTGGGAGCCTTCTCCGATCGGATCGAGACTTGCTGAGTGGTCGCGAACGTCGTATCGGTAGTGGACGCATCTTGTCCCGTGACGTTTCTTGGGACTATCGGCCGGACAAAGAGCTCGAGGCAGGAGAGTACCGTACCACTAATAACAATGGTAACAACAGTGCCAACAACGCCAACTTTCGCGATGGAAGAGATGGGGGAAAGGATAGTCGTGATTTGCGCGAAGGACGAGCAACTGACGCGAAGGAACCGAGTCGTGAACGAATGGAGCGTGGCGGTAAAGAGGCGACTGAGCGCGACGAACGTTTCGAACGTCGTTCCGGCGGCAATCGCGACTACGACCGGcctgaaaaggaaaacccaccGCTGCGAGGCTACGGCAAATCATCCCGTAACAACCATGCCAACAATGATGGCCCTCATCGAGGTGAAGGTGGTGGCTATTATGGATATAACAATTACAACCATTACGGCTCGAATCACGGTTCGTCATACGGTGATCGGCGTCGGTATAATCATGATAACAGTCGCGATGAAGAACCGGAATGGTTTAGCGAGCCGACCTCCCAGCATGATACAATTGAGTTGCGTGGCTTTGACGAACCATCGCCAGGGAACGTCCAGGACGGCGAGCAGGAAAAAGAACCATCGGCATCGTCGAAATCACTCGGCAAATGTAGTGACAACcaagctgaagaaaaaaatgagcGCACCGAGTCGACCGATAAGGAGTCGGTACGTGGGGTGGAGTATGCCACTGGCGGTGTTAGTGATCCGCATCGGAAGAAGCAGGACCGCTCACCGGGTGATGGAGAAAGTAACAACGGAGGCAAAGGAGGGCCGGCTCCAAAAGTGGCTACTGCCGACTTCAACATCGAAGACATCCTGAAACTTGATGATTGCGATTTTCTCTAT AGTGTTGAGCCGACAGTAAAGGATAATGGTGCCGAGGTGAAAGAATCACGCTGCTGGCAGTGGTTTCGCCATGACCATCAGGCTATGAAATTTCATGATACTGCCGTTGCTAAGGTGATAAAGCATGATGAGGGAATATTCTTGGACGACATCAGCAAAATGTTAAAGGACTTTTCAAACACGGAAGAGAATGCGGCTCAGGGTGCAGCTAGTAATTGTAACAAATACTTCGCTCCCATTTCACCCGCCGCAACCTCTACTTCGAACACATTTATGGAGCTATTCAATCGACTGGAACTGATCGGCAAAAATGGTCAGCCCGAGACACTTGGTTCTGGTTTACCACCAAACCAGTTCGATCCACAATCTATGCAGCAAACTACGATGACCTTGCaccaaaaacagcagcaacaaccacgaCAACCccaacatcagcaacaacaacaacagccgcaTAATCAAATGCAAAACCGTAGTCTGCAACAAATTTTGGGCGTGAACagcgcaccatcatcatcttcattaaTTACGGCCAATATGGGTTCAATGCCAGGGTGTCTCAATGTTGGTCAGGTACACAGTGTTGAAGAATTGGAAGCACGTTTCCGACAGTCCGATATAGGAGCAAGTGGTGCTAGTAGCGGTGGAGTCGAGAGCAGTGGCGACGGTGATGTTACTGGTTGTGGCGAAGGAAGAGGAGATCCCAGAGATGGTACTCCCAGCATCGTTGGTGCCATACCTCGGCTCATAACACCCGCTAACGATCCGACATGTACTACTTCCTTGTCAGTTTCTGCCGAGGCTGCTAACGATGTTCCATCCACTGAAGCCGCTCCGGATAGCTCAGTGCCGCCACAGGAGCTGAACGCTTTCAAAAAATTGTTGGCACAGATGAGCGGAAACAAGTCAGGCTCAACTCCGCCGGTGtctcaacatcatcatcaaatgGCGGCATCTGGACACGCAGTGCTCCCGAGCCCGACAGCCACGACACCTATTCCTCCTGTTCTTCATCCGATGCCAAACGAAATGCTGCAAAAGATGTTTCATATCAATCCGATGCTTAATTCAG TTAATGATGTACGAAATGCAGAGATAATCAAACGTTCGGAAATGCAGGCTCTACTGCACGCCGTGGCTCGGGGTGAAATTTCGCAGAACGCCTTTTGGCAACAAATTAATAGTTCAAACAATCTCCCACTTCACCGTGAACTCCCAAATGTCCCTACTTTGTTAAACACTACCTCCTTCAATGCAGCTGGAGGATCACGCGTTGTTTCTCCCAACATATTGCTAAACCCACTCACCGCAAACTCGCCCCTTCCGATAGTTTTCCATCCAAAGCAGCAGGTACGCTTATCACCATTACCAAACGGCATCCCACAGCGAATTCCCTCGCCTCGGGAACTTCAATATCACACGCAATCGATAATGCAAAATGCCCTAATCCGCAAAAAGTTAGAAGAACAGCGCGAAAACTATCGAAAAAGAcaagaacagcagcagcaacaacaacagcagccaccgccaccgcagcagcagcagtcgcaaacgcagcagcagccaccgcagccacagcagcagcaaccacaacagcaggaacaacaacagcatcagcaacaacaacagcaacagcaacaacaacagcaacagcagcaacaccaccaacaacaacaacaatcgcagcAACATCAGTCACAAGAACAACAGATGAAGCAACTACTGCCAGCACAGTCGATGGTTATTCAACCTAAGTTGCAACGCCAGAATAATCATCAAATGTCACATGAGATACAACAGGGGCAAGGTGTGCATCAACCAGTGCTTTTACCGCCACATACCTTCCAACAGCAGCTGCTACCTTCCgatcaacagcatcatcagAGTTCAACCACACAACATCATCCGCAACCACCTACCGAACTGCAACAGCTGCTAACTCATTCCGAAAGCATAGACAAAAATAATGAACAtgatcagcaacagcaaaataaTCAACAGCTCATTATTTTGCCAACTTCAACTGGGGCATGCAGAGAAAACATAATGTCCGTTTCGCCGGTTAATATGAAATCAGTCATTAGTGGTCGCATGAATGCTGCGCTTGGCTCGGCTGCTATTTCACCATCGAAACAAAACCAGCCTCAACCGCAGCAAGTTGCCTCACCTACTCCGTTGGCATTCACCCCTACGTCCGTGCTGCGTAAGATGACTGCGGTACAGGAGAAAGATCCTGATAATGTTgcccaccagcaacaacagcatcaaccGCATCAAACAGGACAACATATGATGCCGAATGCACAAAATTATCCGGATAGTGGAATTCCGGGGGTTAACATAAATACCCTACATGGtatacagcagcagcaaatgcaccataaacaccaaCAGCAGAAACCGTTTGTACTACACCCTCATGCTCATCCGATACAACAGATCcctcaacatcatcatccccaccaacagcagcaaccacagccTCCATATTCCCACGATGCTCCACAATCggagcaccagcaacagcagcagcgcatcCTGGCAGCACTGATATGTCCTGCGGGTCAATTCCAACAACCAGGATCACAATCGCAACTAAACATGCCTATGCACCCACCACCAATGTTGGTACCGCCAATGAATGCGATGGCGACAATGCAGCCAGGGAGTGGCATGCGTAGCAATATGCAAGCGGTTCCAGGTGGTATGTCATGGAATTTAAAGCAGATGCAACATCAGAATGCCGGTTCTCACCAGTTGTCAGGTCCAGTACCGCAGCAACTGCCACAGTCGTTGCAGCTTCAGCAAGCTCCACAGCAACCAACACAACCCCAATCCCAATcgcaacagcatcaacagcagaTCTCACAATCTGGTCAACAATTACtgccacaacagcaacagcagcaacagtctCCAACGATGATGTCTCTAGCGAAACCGCAAGGAAGACCCATTCTCAAAG gatgcaacagcaacagtggtCAACAACAGATACCACAGCAACAAGCTCCACCGCCACAAGTACAACAGCaattgccaccaccacagcagctGCCGGCAATGGTGCACATCAATTTTGCTGGGAATGTAGAATTCCAGTCCTATAATAACAACCGTAGTGGAAATCCAATTCTGGGAGCACATCATCCGCCTACACATCCGTCATCGCAGCCGCAAGCTCCACCCGGCgcacagcatcaacaacagccCGCACAGCTTCCAGGAAACATTTACAGTCCACACATGCAGCAACTGCTCCATCAACGCCAGCAGCtccaacatcaacaacgaGCAATTCGTAATCAACTGGTGCAACCGCATATCGGTCAACAGCAGCCGTTAAGAATTCCAAACATGGCTCAGCAACATGTTCACGAgcacaacaaacagcagcaacaacaacaatcacatcCACATTCGAATATGCCACCGCAACCGAATACAGCTGTGAGCTCCGGTGGTCCTAACATCATAAACTTTAATCGCGAAGGTGGTCTGTCCCCGACAAGCAATCAGCTCGCTCGCTGGTTCTCACCTGAACTCTTGGCCCAAGCTTCAGCAGGAAAGTTACCTTCTCTTAATATTGGGCAAGTGATGAGTCTGGAGGAATTCGAACGCAATATTCAGCACTCCTCTGCCACTGTACATAACTGA